Genomic segment of Veillonella parvula DSM 2008:
GCAGCGATTTTACGGAACGTAGTGACGTACTGAGCCAAGAGAGGGCTGTATTTTTTCTATACTAATAATATGCAGTTATCATCTGACCCCATTATAAAATGTAAGAGACCTTATCGCTTATTCACTAAATTCCATCCCAACTCCTCCCCACTGCACTAGTTATATTTTCAATGGGACAGCTTCATAACAGGTGTATATAGAAAAGAACACAGCCCTCTCTGCAGCGATTTTACGAAGCGTAGCGCCGTACTGAGCCAAAAGAGGGCTGTGTTTTTTCTATACTAGTGTTATGTAGTTGTCACGGGGCCCCATTGAAAATATAACAGAGCACCCTTATTCAAACATTGTCGATAGTAGTAGTTTCAATCGGTTTGCTTGGTTAACCGCACTGGATCCTGGATCGTAGTCGATAGCCGCAATTCGCACGTCTGGGTAGGCTGCGGATAGTGTTTTCACCATGCCTTTACCTGTTACGTGGTTTGGTAAACAGCCAAATGGTTGTAAGCATACAATTTGCTTAGCTCCTTTTTCGATAAGGTCAATCATATCTCCTGTGAGGAACCAGCCTTCACCACATTGATTACCAAGTCCGATGAATTGGGCTGCTTCTTTTGCTACTTCTGTCATACGTTGTAGCGGGTCAAAGTGTTTTGACGCTGCTACGGCTTTTGCATATGGCAAGCGGTAGAGCTCAAGGGCTTCACGAGCCAATGTACCAAAGAAGCCAGATAGCCATGTACCATCAAGGTGCTTAGCACGGTATGTGCTATCCATTGCACAATACAAGAAGAAATCTAGCAAGCCAGATGTAACGACTTCGCCGCCTTCCTTTTCGATAAGCTCATTAATATGATTGTTAGCACTTGGATGGAATTTAACGTAAATTTCCCCTACGACACCAACACGAGGTTTTTGTACATCTTTATTAATTGGCAAGTTATCAAAATCATGGATGATTTCTTTGATGTACTTATTATATTGTCGAAGACTGGCAGATGTAATATTATCACGTAATTTTTTAATCCAATAATCACATAGTGCATCGGTAGAACCAGGATTTGTCTCGTATGGCCGTGTAGCAAGAACACATTGCATGAGCGCATCACCGTATACAACAGCTTGAATCATACGATGTAAGAAACCTTTTGTCAACTTAAAGCCTGGTTGGCGTTCCATATCACTCGCATTAAGAGATAGAATAGGTACTTGTTTCATACCAGCATCAATCAATGCTTTACGTAAGTAACCGATGTAGTTTGTAGCACGACAACCACCACCAGTTTGAGAGATGATAACAGCCGTCTTATCTACATCATATTTACCGGATAACAGTGCAGACATGAGCTGCCCTACAACGATAATCGCTGGGTAACATGCATCGTTATTAATGTATTTTAAACCCACTTCGATATCGTCACGCGTAGGCGCTGGCAAAATTTCAAAGTCATATCCTTCATTTTTGAGAACTGGCTCTAAGAGGCTAAAATGCAATGGTGACATTTGTGGTACCAAGATTTTATAAGTCTTACGCATTTCTTCTGTGAAGACAACGCGATTGTAATCGTAAGTTGGTAATTTCTCTACCACTACTTCTTCCGGCGCCTCAGGATTATGATGACGACGCAAGCTACGTTCCATTACAGATTGCAAGGAACGTAAACGGATTGTCACGGCTCCAAGGTTTGTACCTTCATCGATTTTGAGCAAGGTATGGATTTTGTGATTTGCTGAAAGTATATCTTTTACCTGATCTGCTACGATGGAATCAAGGCCACAACCAAAGGAGTTAAGCTCTACAATTTGGAATCCTTCAGTTCTACTTACAAATTCAGCGGCACGATATAGGCGACTATGGTAGGACCATTGGTCTACAACACGTAAATGCTTGATTTCATTGCCTAATGGTGCAACGCCATCTTCTGTAAGAACAGCCATACCAAGAGATGTGATAAGTTCAGGAATACCGTGGTTAATACCGGAGTCCAAATGATATGGACGGCCAGCCAATACGATTGTCGGAATTTGTTCTGCCACGAGGCGAGACACAGTTTTCTTTGTCGTTTCACGGTAAGACGCTTTACAGTTTTCCTGCTCTTCCCAAGCGATGTCTACAGCCTTAGCAATATCCTTCTTCTTTAAGTTTAAAAAATCCAATGCTTTCACAAGGGCCGGAACAAGAGATTTTTTATCAGCTAGCGGCAAAAATGGTGCGTGGAACGGAGTATCGCCCAATACCTCTTGCATATTATTTTTGATAAGTTCTGGATAGGAAATAACCATTGGACAATGGTAATTATTGTCGCGGCTAAATTCCTTAGGGCCGTGTTGAATACAAGGGTACCAAATAAAGTCTACCTGTGCATTCGCTAAGTCTCGAATATGACCATGTACAGCTTTTGCAGGATAGCAAGCCGTATCGGATGGAATTGTATCGATAGCCTTATTGTATTGAGCCTTAGTCGTATAATCTGAAAGAATTACTTCATAGCCCAAGGTATTAAAGAATGTAAACCAGAACGGGAAATCCTCGTACATGTTGAGAACGCGAGGAATACCTACGCGCATTTTACCTTCAAACTCTGGAATATTTTTCTTTAAATAATAGTCGAAATAACGACGTAATTTTACATCTACCAAGTTAGGAACTGGTTTACGTTCCTCTTGAATCATACCGCCTGCACCGCGGTCACAACGGTTGCCCGTTACGTACGTACGACCATCAGAGAAAGCATTGATAGTAAGCATACAGTTGTTGGAGCAAAGGCCACAATTGCGCATTGTCGTAGACACCTGTAAGGAATTAAGTCCTTCACTATCGAGCAATGTACTTTCACCCTTTTGTAACTCTTCCGCCGTTTCCGCTGCAAGAAGAGCCATACCGTATGCACCCATCAAGCCAGATACATCAGGGCGAATTACTTCGACGCCCATCAATTTCTCAAAGGCACGCAAAACAGATTCGTTATAGAACGTACCACCTTGTACAACGATATGATCGCCTAATTCTTTAGGGTCTTTCACCTTAAGAACCTTATAAAGGGCATTTTTAATTACAGAATACGCAAGACCTGCCGCGATATCTTGTACCGTAGCACCTTCTTTTTGAGCCTGCTTAACCTTAGAGTTCATAAATACAGTACAACGAGATCCTAAGTCGATTGGCATAGGTGCCAATAATCCTTCTTTTGCGAATTGATCGATAGGAATGCGTAGACCAGATGCAAATGTATCAATAAAAGAGCCGCAACCAGAGGAGCAAGCTTCGTTCAACACGATATCTTCGATGTACCCATCACGAACCTTACAGCATTTCATATCTTGACCGCCAATATCCAAAATAAAGGATACATCAGGGCAGAAGAATCGGGCCGCACGATAGTGAGCCATCGTTTCTACTTCACCAATATCGATGCCGAGGGCGCGTTTAAGAAAGGCCTCACCGTAGCCAGTTACGCCAGAGTGTGCAATATAGGCGCCTTTTGGCAATAATTCATATATTTTCTCGATGATTTCACGAGATTTTTCTAACGGTTTACCATGGTTAGGACCATAGTGAGAGAAGATAATTTCCTTGTTCCTATTGATAAGAACTACCTTAAGAGTAGTAGAGCCAGCATCAATACCAAGGTAACAAGGACCTTGAGCATCCTCGATATTCGCCTTTGGCGTTACCGCCTTAGCGTGACGAGCTCGGAACTCTTCTAATTCTTGTTCATTTTTAAACAGCGGATCCACACGGTCTGTAGCTTCCATAGGAATACCAATAAGTGCACCGATTTCCTTTGTCAATTGACCAACCGTAATCTCACGGCACTCATCTTTCATCAATGCCGCCCCTAAAGCGATGAATAATTCACCATTTTCAGGGATAATGCGATGCGCTTCATCTAGCTCTAAGGTATCACAGAAGCATTGGCGTAATTCAGACAAGAATGTCAACGGACCGCCAAGGAACGCTACATTACCTTCGATTTTATGACCGCATGCAAGGCCAGCAATCGTTTGATTTACAATTGCTTGGAATACAGATTTTGCAATATTTTCATGAGATGCACCTTGGTTTAACAAAGCTTGTACGTCTGTTTTAGCAAATACGCCACAGCGTGCCGCAATTGGATAAATCGTATCAGCATTCATGGCTAATTGGTTAAGGCCAGATGCATCTGTCTGCAATAAGGTCGCCATTTGGTCAATAAAAGCGCCCGTACCACCAGCACAGGAGCCATTCATACGATGTTCTGCAGTTTGACCTAAATACGTAACCTTCGCATCTTCACCACCAAGTTCGATGATAACGTCTGTCTCTGGATAGAGGGCTTTCACAGCTCGCGTTTCAGCAATAACCTCTTGTACGAATGGGATGCGCACCTTTTCGGCCATAGCCATCCCACCAGAACCAGTAATACATACATGAACAAGAGCGTCTTCATGACCAACTTGAGCCTCTTGTAACAAGGTATATACTGTGTCCAATATGTTTGCATAATGGCGTATGTACTTTTTATACAAATAATTATCGTGTTCGTCCAATAATACAACTTTAACCGTTGTAGACCCCACGTCAATCCCCATGCGTAGCATGTGCTGCATAAATACCTCTCTTTTTAACGACTGTATGACCACCTAAGTGACCATACTTATTTTTGTGAAAGTCTCACATGTAATATGTACAACATATATACTGTACTAAGCATCTAAAATAAAAAATTAAAATAGATAAGGATATAATACTTTCACCAAAATATCTAAATTTTTAAATATCCTATCTTTATTATACAACAACAGCAGTTAAAATCTAAGTTATTTCTATATCTAAAATGTTATAGAAAATATATTAAGATTTGAATTACAAAGTCATATATATAATAGGATGTAAAAAATATTATACCATTTTACAATGAAAAATAACGTATCTTTTGTAACATAACAGGTCAAATCAAATATATTAATTGCATCAGACAATATGTAATATATAAGAAACTAACCCCAAAATTGATTCCAATTTCGGGGTTAGTTCATAAGACAGTACGTCTTATTCGTATCTATAAAGTTATGTCATAAGAGAGTATTAAATTTAATACATATATGTTATTCCAATCATTGATTAGAACGCTGGGATGATAGCCCCTTTATAATGTTCTTCAATGAACTTCTTAACTTCTGGAGATTGTAATGCTTTAGCTAATTTTTGGATAGCTGGTTTGTTTTCATCACCAGGATTTACGGAAAGAAGATTTGCATATGGAGAATCCGCTTTTTCTACGAATAAACCATCTTTTGTAGGATTAAGACCTGCTGGCAATGCATAGTTAGCATTAATTACAGCTGCGTCTAAGTCTTGAATGGAACGAGGAATTTGAGCTGCCTCTAACTCTGTAATTTGGATGTTTTTAGGGTTGCTAGTCACATCAAATGGTGTGTTAGTCAAACCAGTTGGGTCTTTCAAAGTTACAAGACCTGCACTTTGTAACAAGAGAAGTGCACGAGCACTGTTTGTTGGATCAGATGGAATCGCTACTTTTGCTCCATTAGGCAAATCTTTTAAATCTTTGATTTTTTGAGAGTAAATGGCCAATGGTTCGATGTGAACTGGGGCAAAGCTTACGAAGTTTGTACCATGATCTTTATTGAAGTTATTTTGGTAAGGCACGTTAGCAAAGAAATTTGCATCTACTTCTTTACTGGACAACGCCATATTTGGTTGGATGTAGTCCGTAAATTCAATGATTTGAAGATCTACACCTTCCTTAGCCAATAAAGGCTTAATTTGATTTAAGATTTCAGCATGAGGTACAGGGTTCGCTGCTACCTTTAACACCTCTGCTTTAGAACCACCAGCACTACTGGAACTTGCGTCATTTGTGGAAGAGCCACAACCACTAATCAATAAGGACGCGCCTAATACGGCCGTCGCTGCTAATGCTAACCATTTTTTCATGTAATCCTCCTATCTACGATGAACACCTACATCTATTGACGAGGACTCACGCGTATACAACACACGTAGATATTGTAATAAATTTATATTTTCTTATTCATGTATCTACATTTAATTATTTAATAATTTCGATGTTGTAAGTATAGCAATTTAAATCCTACTTGCATAATAGATTTTATATATTAATCTTTATAACTAAAATCTATAGCAAGGATAAAATAATAACGTTTAACTATACCAAGCAAATAAAAATGGTACTAAGATGATTCCCCGTACTACTAGGTAATATACCTAATAGCTAAAATCAAACTTAGTACCGTTATAAATGTCGCTCTATATAATAAACAATCTAATCAAAATCAAAAAATCAACTTATAGAGTTGACGTTGTTTGCTCGATAGAAATAGTTACAGGTGCTGATAATTTAGCCTCTAGCCAAGCTTTTATTCGTTCCAAATCTGCATCAGATACAGTGGACGTGGTATAGATAATCACCATATAGCGACTCGCTTTAGGCTGTTCTAAATTATCTATCAAAGGCATGCCTTCCACTTTACTTACAAATGGGAACAACGCCTTTGCTTCAGCTTCTGTCGTTTTCATAGTGTTTATAGTTTCACTTACTAGTTGATAAGTCGGCTGGTACAGATTACTCAAGTTTTTATATGTTTCAAGATTCTCTGAAGATTTATTCAAGTTCGTCTTATCCATAGTAGATTTTTTCTCATCTACGCTATTAACAAATCGTAATGTATAAGGCTGCAAGTACTCATCCTTCTGTAACTTGTCATCCAACTGGGCTTGCTCCTCTAAATTCACAGGAGCTCCTATAACTACTAAGTCTACTAGCTTATTCGTTCGATCCAATGAATAATCAATCACTTGTCGACGTCCATCTTGATTAATATCGTTCTTAATAAACTGCTCTATATGATTTGACTCAGAATACTTGATGGTCATATCATAGCCTGCATAAATACTTGGTATAGCCATAATAAGACCAATCACAAGGAATATTAGCTGATTACGACGAATAAGCTCTTCTGCTTGTTTATGGAATGGCAAACTATATACACCCTTTAAAACAATAAAAGATGCAAAGAAGATGAAGAATGCATTTATAAAGAATAGATAGCCAGCCCCAAAGAAATAGTTCCAATTTCCATTAGCAAGGCCATACCCTGCCGTACATAGTGGTGGCATAAGTGCAGTTGCAATCGCAACCCCTGGTATAACATTATCTAAGGTCTTACGCGTTTGTCCAATAATCCCAGCTAACCCACCAAATATAGCAATAAATACATCAAAAATACTCGGTTCTGTACGCGCTAATAGTTCAGATGTAGCCGTCTGAACGGGGGAAATATAAAAATATAAAGTAGATGCCAAAACAGCAATCGTAATCTGTAAGGATAATCTTAAAATAGCGCTTTTCACAACTGTAAAATTAAGCGTAGCGAAGCCAAAACCAGTTGCTAGAATAGGTCCCATCAACGGCGATATAAGCATAGCACCAATAATAACTGCCGTACTATTCATATTCAACCCAATAGAGGCAATAAACATGGAGAGGATCAGGATAACCAAAGCAGGTCCCTTAATCTTAGCCCCACCTATCAACCTTTTAGCAATGGTTGCATCATCGGCTCGCTCAAAATGTATATCAAAGTATTTATTTATTTCCATTCTTCTTCCTTATAATTTCATCAGCTCTGCAAAGGTGCCCACATTTACAAACATATGCTGCGTTGTTTTTAGCATTTGCACCATCAAAATGGCTCCTGTGCCTTCTCCCATCGACATTTGTGCTTGAATAGGAACCATGTCTTGAGTGATTCCCACCTCAGCTAAAGCGATTTCCGTACCGTTTTCTTTAGAATAATGCGATGGCAATGCATAGTCCTTAACACGAGCGTTTATGTGCGTTGCACAAGCAGCTGCCACAGATGTTATAAAGCCGTCAATAACAAAAGGCTTTTCAAAATCTACACAAGCTAGCATCGCCCCAAGAATAGCAGCAATATCAAAGCCTCCTACATGAGCTACGATTTTACGAACTCGGTCAGACTCATGTTCAGAAACTATATTGTTCTTATGATGCTCTAAAACAGACCGAACAAAATCAATTTTACGCTTCATCAGCTCTGGTTTGTCTGGCCAGGAACCAGGGCCTACGGTTTCCGTTGGCTTGGCTCCAGTTAATGCAGACAAAACACAAGCAGAGGTTGTTGTATTACCCAAGCCCATTTCACCAAAGGAGAACAGATTGATTCCTTGTTCTACATAATGTTGAATCCGTTCATATCCAGCTTGAAAGGCGCTATTAAATTCATCCTCAGCCATGGCAGGATGGTTCAAAATATTCTTTGTACCCTTCGCTACTTTGCGATCCACACCAATACCATCATCTGAGGCAATTCCTACGTCTACAACCTCATAAGGAATATTGTTAAAGTTACAAAATTGTGTCGCCGATGAACGCCCTAGTAACATATTACGAGACTGCTTTTGTGTCACCTCATAGTTATAACCTACATAACCTTCCATGTTACAACCATTATCGGCAGAAAATATGATATGCTGTGGTCGAATTTCACCATTAATCTCGCCCCAAGCCGTGCAAATTTTGCGAAAATACATTTCCCATAAACCAAGACCTCCTGGGATGAGACATTTCGGTTGGAGAAATTTATTTAATTGTTTCTCTATAGGTAATACTGACTTATCTTTCATTCTAATCTCTAGTCCACAACTAATGTGCCAACTAGCCTTCTATTAATTCGATATTATTCTATCTGAAAGTATAACATAAAATACATACCTAGTAATATGACTATTGTTAGTTTTTAAAAATATAATTTAGTTTTGAATTTTAGTCTTTTAGCATCTATATTTTTAGTTGAAATTATCATTATATAATTACAATCAATCTAGCAGATAAAAAAGGTTATCCCCTCACAGGATAACCTTTTATTTGAGTTATATAATTAGGTATTTTCTTAAGCTTATCTAACCTACGAAATTAAGCACCTTGGAATTGTGGCATATCGTCGCCACTAGAGTCGTCCAATTTACCCTGAAGGTCATGGTCAACCATGGCACACACAGATGCATCAGACCAAACGTTTTCAGCGGTTTCAATCATGTCGATAATCATATAGATTGGCAAGATGATACCCAGCAAGCCGATTGGTGCTCCGATGGAGCTCATCAAGGACAAGGTCAAGAAATAGCAGCCCATTGGAACGCCTGCATTACCAATAGCAGCGAGAACTGCAATAAATAACCAGGCTGTCATTGTGCCAATCGTTAATTCCATGCCAGCATTTTGCATTACGAATAAGGATGTAACAAGAATGAAAGCAGCACAGCCATTCATGTTAATTGTTGTACAAATTGGCAATACAAAACGAGCTACTGCAGGATGCGCTTTCAAATTATCCTCAGCAGATGCCAATGTAACAGGCAACGTTGCTGCAGAAGATTTTGTGAACAACGCAACAGCTACGGCTGGAGACATTTTACGGAATACGTCTACAGGGTTTAAACCACGGAATAACAAGAACAATGGAATTACGATAAAAAATTGGATTAAATTGCCGCCAATAACAACAGCCGTATATTTACCTAAGGCACCAACAATGACACCTGCTTCGATTTGTGCAGATAATTGACCGGCAAAGGCAAGGATGCCGATTGGCAATACATAAAGCAATGCTTTAATCAACGTGAACAATAACTCTTGTAAACCAAATAACACTTTCAACACCGCTTCACGATTTTCTGTGCGTGGCATGAAAGCAAAGGCTAAACCAACGGATGCGGAGATGAACATCACGGACAATACATTAGCTTGTAAGTAAGGTTGCAAGATATTGTTTGGAATAACGGATAAGAAATGATCGTAATAGGTAACGGTACCGAGTTTTTCTGGTACTTGGGATGCGCCAGCACCAATTACATCAAGTGGTAAGTTACCTGGAGCAATCCAGAGGTATAAGCCAAGACCAACAGCCGCTGCACAAATGGTAGTAAGTAATGTATACACTACGGCATGACCAAAGATGCGACCTGTGTCCTTTTTAGCACCTAGCATAGATAATGTAGTAATAACCGCTAAAGACACTGTTGGAATCGCAATGAATTGGAACAAGCGAGTAAAGACTGCTGCAATAAAATTAAAGAGCTCATTTAGAGCTGGAATGTGTTGCCATCCTAAGATAGCGCCTATGATGAGAGCCCCCATCCATAAAATAAACTGACGCAATTTTCCTTGTCCACGACTTTTCAAGGTAATCTCTTGCGCTAAGGCATCCACATTTTTATTTTTTTGATCTGCCATAATAACACCTCTCTACAAACTAAACTACTAGAGACTAAAAAAAGAAATCCCAGCCCTAGGGCTGGGATTACACTTATATCCTAGTCTCTTGTTAAAACATATTATAAAGATATGTTTTAACACTGTCAAACCAAAATAATTTGATATATAGATTAATATATTCAATTAATGTTGTATTCAAAACATCTTTTTATACAGCACTTCTATATCTTCACGGCTAATTTCAGCCATTGTATTAGCAATATTCCCTGTAGCTACGACGTATACGTTATCGACGAGCCAAGGGATATCTTTTTTTGTAAAACCTAGTTCTGTAAGGTTTGTGGTAAGGTCTAACTCATGGACGATTAAACGCAGTGCTTCACCCAGTTCGGAGCCATCTCCATGGTTAAATATACGTGCCAATGTAGCAAATTTATCAGGGTTAGCACTCCATGTATATTCCACTGCAACAGGTTCAATAACGGCAAGGCCTACACCGTGGGTAATATCCTTAAGCCCACTAGCAGGATGTTCCATGCCATGAGCAAGTGTTACACCGGCGGTATTAATAACCATGCCTCCAATTGTGCTAGCCAATGTAACGGACTCCCAAGCTTTTGTAAGTTGAGTTTCGTTGAGAACAGCTGATTTGCCTTCAGCCATTGCTTTCACATGTTTATATAGAGGCACAAGATATTGTGCTAACAAAGTTACAGCATAATGAGCTAATGCATCGGTAAAAGGTTGTGCCGTTTTAGAAGTATACGCCTCGATATTATGACAGAGTGCATCAAATCCCACAGATGCCAATACATGGGGCGGCATTGTGCCCATCACTGCCGGATCTACGATGGATACCTTTGGTACGATGGCATTACATCGCAAGGATTTCTTGTCTCCTGTTTCGGGATTAGTAAGTACACCAAAGCCATTACCTTCGGAGCCGGTACCACAGGTTGTAGGAATTACAATAAGAGGCAACGCCTTATCACTGGTTTTACGATTAAAGATATAATCGTTAATGTCACCTTCGTTAACGGACATAAATGCAATGCCTTTTGCACAGTCCATGATAGAGCCACCACCGATGGCAATAACCATATCACAGCTTTCAGATTTAGCTAGAGCAGCGCCGTCCAATGCAGTCGTCGTTAAGGGATTGGCATCCACTTGATCAAACAACACATGTTCAATATGTGCCGCATCAAGTTTTGCTGTCACACGGTCATATAGTCCAGATTTTTTGGCACTTGTCCGCCCTGTTACGATTAGCGCTTTATTGCCATAAGGCTTAGCAAAATCAGCAACACTATCGACTTTATCCCAACCAAATTGGATATGTACTGGTAAAAAATAAGAGAACTCCATGTGAACGACCTCTTTTCTATAAATACTAGCTCTTAATGTTATTGTAATGTAAATTCAGACGCCTGTAAAACCTCATAGGACTTTCACTAGAAAACATGTATACTACAAATAAGAGGGGGTCATTTATTTTTATAGAGGGAGAGAATCTATGAAATTTGCAATTACACATTTATGGTCTTCGCTGCGGGACCTAGCTACACAGTCACCTATATTACTAGCATTAATTGCCGTATTTTCATGTACACCGTTTTATCTAGAGCAAGATTGGTTTGCCGAGATAGACCTTTGGTTCTATGGGCTGTATTTCTTCATCGTCATACTACAATCATATATAACACGAGATCGAAAGTACTCCATAGTATATACATTATTAAGCATAGGCATCAGCGTTGGTCTATATACGATTCATGAAACGTACCATCACATACGAGGCATCGAGCTAGCCACAGAAAACATATCATATCTATGGCTGTACTCTGTGATTGCTCTATATTTTACATCGCCTGGAGAATACTACATTGGCGAAATCATCAATCGCCTGAAACGGATTGGTATTACCATTGTTACATCAACACTGTATAATGTCGTCATAATCATGACTCTATGGTTTTTCTTCATCATTCTGAACAAACCATTTACCTTTGATGATCTAATCTTTAAAGTATTAGCCGCTATCAATATATTTATCTGTATATCCATGCTGTGCACTTACAAAGAGGAGCCTGATGGACCACCAGAACCAAATACATTCTATAATGTTGTTTTTGGAATCATACTACCAAAGGCTTCCA
This window contains:
- a CDS encoding acyl-CoA dehydratase activase-related protein; the encoded protein is MQHMLRMGIDVGSTTVKVVLLDEHDNYLYKKYIRHYANILDTVYTLLQEAQVGHEDALVHVCITGSGGMAMAEKVRIPFVQEVIAETRAVKALYPETDVIIELGGEDAKVTYLGQTAEHRMNGSCAGGTGAFIDQMATLLQTDASGLNQLAMNADTIYPIAARCGVFAKTDVQALLNQGASHENIAKSVFQAIVNQTIAGLACGHKIEGNVAFLGGPLTFLSELRQCFCDTLELDEAHRIIPENGELFIALGAALMKDECREITVGQLTKEIGALIGIPMEATDRVDPLFKNEQELEEFRARHAKAVTPKANIEDAQGPCYLGIDAGSTTLKVVLINRNKEIIFSHYGPNHGKPLEKSREIIEKIYELLPKGAYIAHSGVTGYGEAFLKRALGIDIGEVETMAHYRAARFFCPDVSFILDIGGQDMKCCKVRDGYIEDIVLNEACSSGCGSFIDTFASGLRIPIDQFAKEGLLAPMPIDLGSRCTVFMNSKVKQAQKEGATVQDIAAGLAYSVIKNALYKVLKVKDPKELGDHIVVQGGTFYNESVLRAFEKLMGVEVIRPDVSGLMGAYGMALLAAETAEELQKGESTLLDSEGLNSLQVSTTMRNCGLCSNNCMLTINAFSDGRTYVTGNRCDRGAGGMIQEERKPVPNLVDVKLRRYFDYYLKKNIPEFEGKMRVGIPRVLNMYEDFPFWFTFFNTLGYEVILSDYTTKAQYNKAIDTIPSDTACYPAKAVHGHIRDLANAQVDFIWYPCIQHGPKEFSRDNNYHCPMVISYPELIKNNMQEVLGDTPFHAPFLPLADKKSLVPALVKALDFLNLKKKDIAKAVDIAWEEQENCKASYRETTKKTVSRLVAEQIPTIVLAGRPYHLDSGINHGIPELITSLGMAVLTEDGVAPLGNEIKHLRVVDQWSYHSRLYRAAEFVSRTEGFQIVELNSFGCGLDSIVADQVKDILSANHKIHTLLKIDEGTNLGAVTIRLRSLQSVMERSLRRHHNPEAPEEVVVEKLPTYDYNRVVFTEEMRKTYKILVPQMSPLHFSLLEPVLKNEGYDFEILPAPTRDDIEVGLKYINNDACYPAIIVVGQLMSALLSGKYDVDKTAVIISQTGGGCRATNYIGYLRKALIDAGMKQVPILSLNASDMERQPGFKLTKGFLHRMIQAVVYGDALMQCVLATRPYETNPGSTDALCDYWIKKLRDNITSASLRQYNKYIKEIIHDFDNLPINKDVQKPRVGVVGEIYVKFHPSANNHINELIEKEGGEVVTSGLLDFFLYCAMDSTYRAKHLDGTWLSGFFGTLAREALELYRLPYAKAVAASKHFDPLQRMTEVAKEAAQFIGLGNQCGEGWFLTGDMIDLIEKGAKQIVCLQPFGCLPNHVTGKGMVKTLSAAYPDVRIAAIDYDPGSSAVNQANRLKLLLSTMFE
- a CDS encoding MetQ/NlpA family ABC transporter substrate-binding protein encodes the protein MKKWLALAATAVLGASLLISGCGSSTNDASSSSAGGSKAEVLKVAANPVPHAEILNQIKPLLAKEGVDLQIIEFTDYIQPNMALSSKEVDANFFANVPYQNNFNKDHGTNFVSFAPVHIEPLAIYSQKIKDLKDLPNGAKVAIPSDPTNSARALLLLQSAGLVTLKDPTGLTNTPFDVTSNPKNIQITELEAAQIPRSIQDLDAAVINANYALPAGLNPTKDGLFVEKADSPYANLLSVNPGDENKPAIQKLAKALQSPEVKKFIEEHYKGAIIPAF
- a CDS encoding DUF389 domain-containing protein, with product MEINKYFDIHFERADDATIAKRLIGGAKIKGPALVILILSMFIASIGLNMNSTAVIIGAMLISPLMGPILATGFGFATLNFTVVKSAILRLSLQITIAVLASTLYFYISPVQTATSELLARTEPSIFDVFIAIFGGLAGIIGQTRKTLDNVIPGVAIATALMPPLCTAGYGLANGNWNYFFGAGYLFFINAFFIFFASFIVLKGVYSLPFHKQAEELIRRNQLIFLVIGLIMAIPSIYAGYDMTIKYSESNHIEQFIKNDINQDGRRQVIDYSLDRTNKLVDLVVIGAPVNLEEQAQLDDKLQKDEYLQPYTLRFVNSVDEKKSTMDKTNLNKSSENLETYKNLSNLYQPTYQLVSETINTMKTTEAEAKALFPFVSKVEGMPLIDNLEQPKASRYMVIIYTTSTVSDADLERIKAWLEAKLSAPVTISIEQTTSTL
- a CDS encoding nicotinate-nucleotide--dimethylbenzimidazole phosphoribosyltransferase; its protein translation is MKDKSVLPIEKQLNKFLQPKCLIPGGLGLWEMYFRKICTAWGEINGEIRPQHIIFSADNGCNMEGYVGYNYEVTQKQSRNMLLGRSSATQFCNFNNIPYEVVDVGIASDDGIGVDRKVAKGTKNILNHPAMAEDEFNSAFQAGYERIQHYVEQGINLFSFGEMGLGNTTTSACVLSALTGAKPTETVGPGSWPDKPELMKRKIDFVRSVLEHHKNNIVSEHESDRVRKIVAHVGGFDIAAILGAMLACVDFEKPFVIDGFITSVAAACATHINARVKDYALPSHYSKENGTEIALAEVGITQDMVPIQAQMSMGEGTGAILMVQMLKTTQHMFVNVGTFAELMKL
- a CDS encoding dicarboxylate/amino acid:cation symporter, whose protein sequence is MADQKNKNVDALAQEITLKSRGQGKLRQFILWMGALIIGAILGWQHIPALNELFNFIAAVFTRLFQFIAIPTVSLAVITTLSMLGAKKDTGRIFGHAVVYTLLTTICAAAVGLGLYLWIAPGNLPLDVIGAGASQVPEKLGTVTYYDHFLSVIPNNILQPYLQANVLSVMFISASVGLAFAFMPRTENREAVLKVLFGLQELLFTLIKALLYVLPIGILAFAGQLSAQIEAGVIVGALGKYTAVVIGGNLIQFFIVIPLFLLFRGLNPVDVFRKMSPAVAVALFTKSSAATLPVTLASAEDNLKAHPAVARFVLPICTTINMNGCAAFILVTSLFVMQNAGMELTIGTMTAWLFIAVLAAIGNAGVPMGCYFLTLSLMSSIGAPIGLLGIILPIYMIIDMIETAENVWSDASVCAMVDHDLQGKLDDSSGDDMPQFQGA